The proteins below are encoded in one region of Brachyspira intermedia PWS/A:
- a CDS encoding MATE family efflux transporter produces the protein MSDISYSDFNNNIKTNYMFSNKYLIKLFVPLIIEVFLEYLVGLIDSIMVASVGESAVSAVFLVDFVIAFLISIFAAVATGGAVASGQHIGANNIEKADDSINQLIRFLLLFSVFITLIIYLFKDAIFSALFGSITDEVRNEANTYMLIVAASIPFLAIYNGGASMFRTIGNSKISMKIMISMNILNVIGNALLIYVFKMGIAGAAISTLISRIGSALIIIILGLNKNNLIYIKNKIMYKMDLNTIKRILSVGIPYGIENGMFYLGRLLILSLISTFGTASIAANSVSTLIASLEVLPGMAIGLGLTTIISQCVGANDYNQTKYYTKKIIAIIYVSQTITSAIMLAILPIILNIYHLSAEATGYTYKLSWYHAIMMIIWPLGYSLPVVFRASGDAKFPMIVASVSMVLCRIVLAYVFALYFKMGMVGTWIAMFVDWIVKAIIFTFRYLSGKWIKFQYS, from the coding sequence GTGAGTGATATAAGTTATTCGGACTTTAATAATAATATAAAAACCAATTATATGTTTTCTAATAAATATCTTATAAAATTATTTGTTCCGCTTATTATAGAAGTATTTTTAGAATATTTAGTGGGACTTATAGATTCTATAATGGTTGCTAGTGTAGGGGAGTCTGCCGTATCTGCTGTATTCTTAGTAGACTTTGTTATAGCATTTCTTATAAGTATATTTGCAGCTGTTGCTACAGGAGGGGCAGTTGCAAGCGGTCAGCATATAGGAGCTAATAATATAGAAAAGGCAGATGACTCTATTAATCAGCTTATAAGATTTTTATTATTATTTTCTGTATTTATAACATTAATTATATATTTATTCAAAGATGCTATATTTTCTGCATTGTTTGGAAGCATTACCGATGAAGTTAGAAATGAAGCAAATACTTATATGCTGATAGTGGCAGCTTCAATACCATTTTTAGCTATTTATAATGGCGGAGCTTCAATGTTTAGAACTATAGGTAATTCAAAAATATCAATGAAAATTATGATATCTATGAATATATTAAATGTTATAGGTAATGCTCTTTTAATTTATGTATTCAAAATGGGTATAGCAGGGGCTGCAATATCTACACTAATTAGCAGAATAGGTTCAGCTTTAATAATTATAATTTTGGGGCTTAATAAAAATAATCTTATATATATAAAAAATAAAATAATGTATAAAATGGATTTAAACACAATAAAAAGAATATTATCAGTAGGCATTCCTTATGGTATAGAAAATGGAATGTTTTATTTAGGCAGACTTCTTATATTGAGTTTAATATCTACATTCGGAACAGCTTCAATAGCTGCAAATTCTGTATCTACACTTATAGCTAGTTTGGAGGTTCTTCCCGGTATGGCTATAGGCTTAGGACTTACAACTATTATATCTCAATGCGTAGGTGCTAATGATTATAATCAAACCAAATATTATACTAAAAAAATCATAGCTATTATTTATGTATCTCAAACTATAACTAGTGCTATTATGCTTGCCATTTTGCCTATAATACTTAATATATATCATTTATCAGCAGAAGCTACAGGATATACTTATAAATTATCATGGTATCATGCTATTATGATGATTATATGGCCTTTAGGTTATTCTTTGCCTGTGGTATTTAGAGCTTCAGGAGATGCTAAGTTTCCTATGATAGTAGCTTCTGTTTCAATGGTGCTATGCAGGATAGTGTTGGCTTATGTATTCGCATTATATTTCAAAATGGGGATGGTTGGTACTTGGATAGCTATGTTTGTTGATTGGATAGTTAAGGCTATAATATTTACATTTAGATATTTAAGCGGTAAATGGATAAAGTTTCAATATAGTTAA
- a CDS encoding sugar O-acetyltransferase, with protein MNIKEFLKDYSSGKSIDMFSEEFINIANKMQETEKLLWQYNNTFQSYKNNKDILNKIFEANIDESVIIMPNFHVDIGNIEFGKNIFINKNCTIMDIGGVIIEDNVQIAHNVSIITPNHDFNNRNILIPKRIVINKNVWIGTGAIILPGVTIGENSIVAAGAVVNKDVESNTIVGGNPAKVIKRL; from the coding sequence ATGAATATAAAAGAATTTTTAAAAGATTATAGTTCAGGCAAATCAATAGATATGTTTTCTGAAGAGTTTATAAATATAGCAAATAAAATGCAGGAAACAGAAAAATTATTATGGCAATATAATAATACATTTCAAAGCTATAAAAATAATAAAGACATCTTAAATAAAATTTTTGAAGCGAATATTGATGAATCTGTAATTATAATGCCTAATTTTCATGTTGATATAGGAAATATAGAATTTGGAAAAAATATATTTATAAATAAGAACTGCACTATAATGGACATAGGCGGAGTGATTATAGAAGATAATGTACAGATAGCACATAATGTTAGTATAATAACTCCTAATCATGATTTTAATAATAGAAATATACTTATACCAAAAAGAATTGTAATAAATAAAAATGTATGGATTGGTACAGGTGCTATTATACTTCCGGGCGTTACTATAGGAGAAAATTCAATAGTTGCTGCCGGTGCTGTTGTAAATAAAGATGTTGAAAGTAATACTATAGTAGGGGGTAATCCCGCTAAAGTGATAAAACGTTTATAA